In Bacillus sp. S3, the sequence AATAGGGTCAGCTCAGCAGCCAACTAAGACTGCAGAGGCTAAACCGGTACAGCAGCAGCCAGCTCAGACTGCCGAGGCTAAACCAGTGCAGCAACAGCCGGCAACTTCACAACCTGCAAGTACTTTAAGTGCATATGAACAAAAGGTTGTTGACCTTACAAATCAAGAACGTGCTAAAAACGGTTTACCTGCCCTTAAAGTGGATTTGACGCTAAGCAAAATGGCTCATGAAAAATCTCGTGATATGTCTGCCAATGGCTATTTCAGCCACACAAGCCCAACATATGGTTCCCCGTTTGATATGATGAAGAAATACGGGATTACCTATCGTTCAGCAGGTGAAAACATTGCTATGGGACAAAGAACTCCTGAGGAAGTTGTGAAGGCTTGGATGAATAGTGAAGGGCACCGCAAGAACATTCTAAGTCCAAACTACAACTATATTGGAGTAGGTTACGTTTCA encodes:
- a CDS encoding CAP domain-containing protein, producing MIKKKLILTIAAASALVMANPVINKAAAATTSPQVQEKVYVYQGSDMNELNSIIEKYLASFGFSTNAVKQPSQTQKNQIGSAQQPTKTAEAKPVQQQPAQTAEAKPVQQQPATSQPASTLSAYEQKVVDLTNQERAKNGLPALKVDLTLSKMAHEKSRDMSANGYFSHTSPTYGSPFDMMKKYGITYRSAGENIAMGQRTPEEVVKAWMNSEGHRKNILSPNYNYIGVGYVSQGNYWTQEFIGK